In Skermanella sp. TT6, one genomic interval encodes:
- a CDS encoding cation diffusion facilitator family transporter, producing MMPAADAEQKVLRRSILVTVLIGAAGVLFGILSGSLSIIFDGMFSAVDASMTALALMVTRLIARDKSERFQLGFWHLEPMALALNSALLILLAFYAFVNAVGLLLAGGRDLSFDWAIVYAAVVAAACFAMFFAGRRANRAIGSEFVALDLKGWLMSGTITLALLVAFIAAAMLRGTRFEALAPYVDPAILALLALIILPVPVRTVRQAISEILLAAPGNLDSSVRAVAEATVEKYGFEGYETYVAKVGRSRFIEIHLIVPQTFRIDSIRRLDEIREEIGAAIGGSERDRWLTIAFVGDRRWSI from the coding sequence ATGATGCCCGCAGCCGACGCCGAACAGAAAGTCCTACGCCGCTCGATCCTCGTCACCGTCCTCATCGGAGCGGCCGGGGTCCTTTTCGGCATCCTGTCCGGATCGCTCTCCATCATCTTCGACGGCATGTTCTCGGCCGTCGACGCCTCCATGACGGCGCTGGCGCTGATGGTGACGCGGCTCATCGCCCGCGACAAGAGCGAGCGCTTCCAGCTGGGCTTCTGGCACCTCGAACCGATGGCGCTGGCGCTCAACAGCGCCCTGCTGATCCTCCTCGCCTTCTACGCCTTCGTGAATGCGGTCGGCCTGCTGCTGGCCGGCGGGCGCGATCTCTCCTTCGATTGGGCGATCGTCTACGCCGCCGTCGTCGCGGCCGCGTGCTTCGCGATGTTCTTCGCCGGCCGCCGGGCGAACCGCGCGATCGGGTCGGAGTTCGTCGCCCTCGACCTCAAGGGCTGGCTGATGTCGGGAACGATCACCCTGGCCCTGCTGGTGGCCTTCATCGCCGCGGCGATGTTGCGGGGCACGCGCTTCGAGGCCCTTGCGCCTTACGTCGATCCGGCCATCCTCGCCCTGCTGGCGCTGATCATCCTTCCGGTGCCGGTGAGGACGGTGAGGCAGGCGATCTCGGAAATCCTCCTCGCCGCGCCGGGCAACCTGGACAGCAGCGTCCGGGCCGTCGCGGAGGCGACGGTGGAGAAATACGGCTTCGAGGGCTACGAGACCTATGTCGCCAAGGTCGGCCGCTCCCGTTTCATCGAGATCCACCTGATCGTGCCGCAAACGTTCCGGATCGACAGCATCCGGCGCCTCGACGAGATCCGCGAGGAGATCGGGGCGGCGATCGGCGGATCGGAACGCGATCGCTGGCTGACGATCGCCTTCGTCGGCGACAGGCGCTGGTCGATCTGA